In Ptiloglossa arizonensis isolate GNS036 chromosome 6, iyPtiAriz1_principal, whole genome shotgun sequence, the DNA window TGAAATCACGGTTCGGTAGAAATCGCAGAAGCACGGTTGAAACGTTCGCCGCGGTTGCATCAGCCGAGCTGCAGCCAGGCAGGCATCTGTAAAAATTTTCCTTCGGTAGTCCGCCTCGATGAGTTTTCGAAGAAGCGGTATGACACAGCACTGAAGTCACGTTCGAAATCGTGGCGATTTCTCGGTAGCATTTAACGATCAAAGACGCGTTATCGGGAGCTCCAGGACGTTCCTCAAATGAGTCGCGGCCTCCAATTGGCCGCCGGTTATCTTTCATCTGCAACGAGATCGCCAGAACTGTGCGCGAACAGGCTTCCTTAGAACCTTGAGCGCGCGAAGCCTGCAGCGACGTGCTTTCCCGTGGAATTTTGCGTAACTCGGTTGATCCGTGACCGAGAACTGTTCGCGGATCGCTCGGAATCCGTTCCGTGATTCTTCCTTGCAAAAACACGAGAAAGCATTACGCGGTGTCGACCGAGTCAATTATCGCTGCGCGCGCTGGCAAATCAAATATGCGAACGTCAGCGTGCACGCTTATGTACGTTCCTTTTCGATGGAGAACGATGCACGAATATCGAACACTCGAGGAAGTTACGTTCGGAACGTTATCGCGCGCAAACGGTCAAACCTTTGAATTTTGAGACACCCGTATGCTCAAATATTTGGGTACTCGAAGGtttgaatactcgaacattcgaatgtTCAAACATTTGAGTGCTTGAACCATCGAACGTTGAAACATTTGAGTGCTCAAACCTTTGGACGCTCAAACATTTGGACCGTCAAACATTTGAAAGTTCAAACGGTCAAACATTCGGACGgtcaaatatttaaatgctCAAATATTCGGACGGTCAAATATTTAAACGCTTAAACGTTCGAATGCTCAAACCTTTGAGCGCTCAAACATTCGAATGTTCAAACACTTCAACGCTTAGATATTCGGGCGCTCAAACATTCAAGTGTTCAAAcattctcaaatattcgaatgttcgaatacccATGCGCCCAGACATTCGAGTACACTGAAACATTCGAGTTCTCAAACTTTCAAATTCTCAAGTGCATCCGCacgctcaaatattcgagtaccaaAATACCCTTAACCTTTCAATATCCACAAAACCGCCGGTACCTCCAGGTCTCGTACGCGCACCATGGTTTCCCCCACCACGATCATCCACCGCGGTAGAAAATCGTCGTCCGATATTATCGCGATCCGGTATCCTTGGGCGAAATTTTTCGCAGCTTCTTCCAATTCTCGGTAGCGATCGATTGCCGTTCCACTTTAATC includes these proteins:
- the LOC143148288 gene encoding uncharacterized protein LOC143148288 — protein: MKDNRRPIGGRDSFEERPGAPDNASLIVKCYREIATISNVTSVLCHTASSKTHRGGLPKENFYRCLPGCSSADATAANVSTVLLRFLPNRDFTRDLKLRRKKFQLVRPALNRKTNSQSSIASSNCSLPVKKHDTNLTK